Proteins from a single region of Apium graveolens cultivar Ventura chromosome 7, ASM990537v1, whole genome shotgun sequence:
- the LOC141672035 gene encoding uncharacterized protein LOC141672035: MARTKQTARNSSGGKVPGKQLKHKVARMRAPTTGAYRKPHRYHPGTVALREIRMYQKTTELLILKLPFQRLVREIAQGMKVN; this comes from the exons atGGCTCGTACCAAGCAAACTGCTCGTAACTCTAGTGGAGGAAAGGTTCCTGGAAAGCAGCTCAAACACAAG GTTGCTCGTATGCGTGCTCCAACAACTGGTGCCTATAGGAAGCCACATAGATACCACCCTGGAACAGTTGCCCTTCG TGAGATCCGTATGTATCAGAAGACTACTGAGCTTTTGATATTAAAACTTCCATTCCAGAGGCTTGTACGTGAAATTGCTCAAGGAATGAAGGTTAATTAG